A single window of Hemibagrus wyckioides isolate EC202008001 linkage group LG28, SWU_Hwy_1.0, whole genome shotgun sequence DNA harbors:
- the ptpa gene encoding serine/threonine-protein phosphatase 2A activator, with protein sequence MAETGQQAGASPEDDRPPLPASFNFMVPKKEISMVPDMGKWKRSQAYADYVGFILTLNEAVKGKKLTCDYPVSETIEKLLSLLGTLDRWIDETPPVDQPSRFGNKAYRTWYAKLEQEAEALVSAVLPDGLSAAAPEVALYLKEAVGNSTRIDYGTGHEAAFAAFLCCLCKVGALRVDDQLAIIFKVFDRYLCVMRKLQKTYRMEPAGSQGVWGLDDFQFLPFIWGSSQLIDHPTLEPRHFVEEKAVNEHHQDYMFLECIKFINEMKTGPFAEHSNQLWNISAVPSWSKVNQGLIRMYKAECLEKFPVIQHFKFGSLLSIQPVKP encoded by the exons ATGGCGGAGACTGGGCAGCAGGCAG GCGCCTCTCCTGAAGATGACAGGCCTCCCCTACCTGCCAGCTTCAACTTCATGGTGCCGAAGAAGGAGATCAGCATGGTGCCTGATATGGGCAAATGGAAGAGATCTCAG GCGTATGCAGACTACGTTGGATTCATCCTAACGCTGAATGAGGCGGTGAAGGGGAAGAAGCTCACGTGTGATTATCCCGTTTCGGAG ACAATAGAAAAGTTGCTGTCCTTGTTGGGAACTTTGGATCGCTGGATAGATGAGACTCCGCCGGTGGACCAGCCATCCCGTTTTGGCAATAAGGCTTACCGAACCTGGTACGCCAAACTCGAGCAG gagGCTGAGGCTCTGGTGTCTGCTGTCCTTCCTGATGGACTCAGTGCTGCCGCTCCAGAGGTCGCTCTGTACCTGAAGGAAGCCGTAGGCAACTCTACAAGGATTGATTATGGCACAG gtcATGAAGCTGCCTTTGCAGCATTCCTCTGCTGCCTTTGCAAAGTAGGAGCTCTGCGAGTGGACGACCAGCTGGCCATCATTTTCAAAGTCTTTGACAG GTATCTGTGCGTGATGCGGAAGCTGCAGAAGACGTACCGCATGGAGCCGGCGGGGAGTCAGGGCGTGTGGGGGCTCGACGACTTTCAATTTCTGCCCTTCATATGGGGCAGTTCCCAGCTTATAG ATCACCCCACTCTGGAGCCACGGCATTTTGTGGAGGAGAAAGCGGTGAACGAGCACCATCAGGACTACATGTTTCTGGAGTGCATCAAATTCAtcaatgag ATGAAAACGGGACCCTTTGCTGAGCACTCGAACCAGCTTTGGAACATCAGCGCCGTTCCCTCCTGGTCCAAAGTCAACCAAGGTCTTATACGAATGTACAAGGCTGAA TGTCTAGAGAAGTTTCCCGTCATCCAGCACTTCAAGTTTGGCAGCTTGCTGTCCATCCAGCCTGTGAAACCATGA